A part of Anaerotignum faecicola genomic DNA contains:
- a CDS encoding AAA family ATPase: MYYTQEQIDHANQADLVSFLQSQGEQLTRAGNEYRWKRHDSLTVRGNKWYRHSQSKGGGPVDFAMEFFGKSFTEAVELLTGEKGAAPPPDRPSPASFSDFRLPPRNTDNSIARNYLTAARRIDEDVTGFFFSTGDIYEEATHHNAVFVGRDESGIPRYAHQRGTAGSFRLDVKGSDKAFNFCYRGEGERLFVFEAPIDLLSFLCLFKKDWQKQSYLSLGGVGEKALLRFLSDSLNIKTVYLCLDNDNAGNDACSRLVKLMPEGLTVHRLIPLFKDWNEVQTRRQEITDGKYLREAVYGLREPLPQEETIEIIRMSEVDTQAVEWLWKPYIPFGKVTIVQGNPGEGKTTFALRLAAACTTGRELPTGQPLPPFNVIYQTAEDGLGDTVKPRLIEAAADLDRVLVIDEAKRELSLSDERIEKAIMQTGARLIILDPIQAYVGEKTDMNRANEVRPMFRRLADVAERTGCAVVLIGHLNKSAGGQSAYRGLGSIDFRAAARSVLLIGRVKREPNVRVIVHDKSSLAPEGKPVAFCLDPETGFEWMGEYDITADELLSGAGGNTATKTEQAERLILDLLADGKELASEDIEKAATEAGISARTVRAAKRNLDGRITSKRIGAAWYHALKK; encoded by the coding sequence ATGTATTACACCCAAGAACAGATAGACCACGCCAACCAAGCCGACCTTGTTTCTTTCCTGCAATCACAGGGCGAGCAGCTTACCCGCGCCGGGAATGAATACCGCTGGAAGCGGCACGACAGCTTGACCGTCCGGGGAAACAAATGGTATCGCCACAGCCAGAGCAAAGGCGGCGGCCCCGTTGATTTTGCCATGGAGTTTTTCGGCAAGAGCTTCACCGAAGCCGTTGAACTTCTCACAGGCGAAAAAGGAGCCGCCCCGCCGCCGGACAGACCAAGCCCCGCGTCCTTTTCTGACTTCCGACTACCGCCCCGCAACACCGACAACAGCATAGCGAGGAACTACCTCACAGCCGCCCGCCGCATTGATGAAGATGTGACGGGCTTTTTCTTTTCCACCGGGGATATTTACGAGGAAGCCACCCACCATAACGCCGTATTCGTCGGCAGAGATGAAAGCGGCATACCGCGATACGCCCATCAGCGCGGCACAGCCGGGAGTTTTCGGCTTGATGTGAAAGGCAGCGACAAAGCCTTTAACTTCTGCTACCGTGGCGAGGGCGAAAGATTGTTTGTCTTTGAAGCCCCGATAGACCTCTTATCTTTCCTCTGCCTGTTCAAAAAGGACTGGCAAAAGCAAAGCTATCTGTCATTGGGCGGCGTGGGAGAAAAAGCCCTGTTGCGCTTTCTCTCTGACAGTCTAAACATCAAGACCGTTTACCTCTGCCTTGACAACGACAACGCCGGAAACGATGCTTGCAGCCGCCTTGTGAAGCTCATGCCGGAGGGCTTGACCGTCCACCGCCTTATCCCTCTTTTCAAAGATTGGAACGAGGTACAGACGCGCCGACAGGAAATCACAGACGGGAAGTATCTCCGGGAAGCTGTCTATGGCTTGCGTGAGCCGCTGCCGCAGGAGGAAACCATTGAGATTATCCGCATGAGCGAGGTTGACACACAGGCGGTTGAATGGCTATGGAAGCCCTATATCCCCTTTGGAAAGGTTACGATAGTACAGGGCAACCCCGGTGAGGGAAAGACCACCTTTGCGCTGCGCCTTGCCGCCGCCTGCACCACCGGGCGCGAGCTTCCCACAGGACAGCCCTTGCCCCCGTTCAATGTGATTTACCAGACCGCCGAGGACGGTTTGGGAGATACCGTCAAGCCCCGCCTTATCGAAGCCGCCGCCGACCTTGACCGGGTACTTGTCATTGACGAAGCCAAGCGCGAGCTATCCCTATCCGATGAACGCATTGAGAAAGCCATCATGCAGACCGGGGCGCGGCTGATTATTCTTGACCCCATACAGGCGTATGTGGGTGAGAAAACCGACATGAACCGGGCGAACGAAGTGCGCCCCATGTTCCGCCGCCTTGCCGATGTTGCCGAGCGTACCGGGTGCGCCGTTGTGCTTATCGGACACTTAAACAAATCAGCCGGAGGGCAGAGCGCATACCGGGGCTTAGGTTCTATCGACTTCCGCGCCGCAGCAAGGAGCGTCCTGCTGATCGGGCGCGTGAAGCGAGAACCGAATGTGCGCGTTATCGTCCATGACAAATCTTCCCTTGCGCCGGAGGGCAAGCCCGTTGCCTTTTGCCTTGACCCGGAAACAGGCTTTGAGTGGATGGGCGAGTATGACATTACCGCCGATGAGCTGCTGTCCGGCGCGGGCGGCAACACCGCCACCAAGACCGAACAGGCTGAAAGGCTGATACTTGACCTGTTGGCAGACGGGAAAGAGCTTGCCAGCGAGGACATAGAGAAAGCCGCCACAGAAGCGGGCATATCCGCCCGTACCGTCCGGGCGGCAAAGAGAAACCTTGACGGGCGCATTACCTCAAAGCGCATTGGCGCGGCATGGTATCACGCTCTTAAAAAGTGA
- a CDS encoding nuclear transport factor 2 family protein produces MNERERIIHLWFEMWLTKQDLGIDNIFAEDVIYTESWSPKYNNRQIVKHWFQEWNTRGKVVAWEIKQFFHKGNQTIVEWYFKNEMNNGSIEEFDGISLVEWTKDNKIKSLKEFGCNLNNYNPYEHSDLPEFRDERASWF; encoded by the coding sequence GTGAATGAAAGAGAAAGAATTATTCACTTATGGTTTGAAATGTGGCTTACAAAACAGGATTTAGGTATTGATAATATTTTTGCAGAAGATGTAATTTATACTGAAAGTTGGAGTCCAAAATATAATAACCGTCAAATCGTAAAACACTGGTTTCAGGAATGGAATACTCGTGGCAAAGTCGTTGCTTGGGAAATCAAACAATTTTTCCACAAAGGAAATCAGACGATTGTGGAGTGGTATTTCAAAAATGAAATGAACAATGGGAGCATAGAGGAATTTGATGGAATTTCCCTAGTTGAATGGACAAAGGATAATAAAATAAAATCATTGAAAGAGTTTGGCTGCAATTTGAATAATTATAATCCTTATGAGCATAGTGACCTGCCCGAATTTAGGGACGAAAGAGCAAGTTGGTTTTAA
- the mobQ gene encoding MobQ family relaxase — MIPIAIYHWNIGIVSRGKGKSAVAAAAYRSGEKLTNEWDGMTHDYTRKGGVVHTEIMLPPHAPPSFSDRSTLWNSVELYEKAGNAQLAREIDAALPIELSREEQIRLVREYCSSQFVSRGMCVDFVIHDTDTGNPHCHIMLTMRPLDERGAWAAKSKKEYDLDENGERIRLPSGRYKTHKIDLTGWNDKDNTLLWRKAWADYTNDFLERNGSPERIDHRSNAERGIDELPTVHMGVAACQMEKKGIATEKGELNRSIQKTNRLIREIRAQIGKLKEWIADLFKARETAPEQPPQSPNLANLLMKYLSVQREKSRKYSQSWQQQHTADELKTIAAAVNYLSEHGISNLDELDASLSSVSDKAYSIREGMKTAEQRMKELQKLMEYGRNYQTYKPIQDEYRQIRWKGKQEKFAEARRAELTLWDAANRYLHANLPKGTKTLPIAEWEQEYADLKTQRDSDYTKLKDTRAEVAELQKIRRCVDIALRADQPEQTQSRTKRQEQER; from the coding sequence GTGATACCCATAGCCATTTATCATTGGAACATCGGCATTGTGAGCCGAGGAAAAGGCAAATCAGCCGTTGCCGCAGCCGCCTACCGAAGCGGCGAAAAGCTGACAAACGAATGGGACGGAATGACACATGACTACACCCGCAAAGGCGGCGTTGTCCATACAGAAATCATGCTGCCACCCCACGCGCCACCCTCATTCTCTGACCGTTCAACCTTGTGGAACAGCGTGGAGCTTTACGAGAAAGCCGGGAACGCCCAGCTTGCGCGTGAGATTGACGCGGCGCTCCCCATAGAATTATCCAGAGAGGAACAGATCCGGCTTGTCCGGGAATACTGTTCCTCTCAATTTGTTTCCAGAGGAATGTGTGTGGATTTTGTTATCCACGACACCGACACCGGCAACCCCCATTGTCATATCATGCTGACTATGCGCCCCCTTGACGAACGCGGAGCATGGGCGGCGAAATCCAAAAAGGAATATGACCTTGACGAAAACGGCGAGCGTATCCGCTTGCCAAGTGGCAGATACAAGACGCACAAAATTGACCTTACAGGCTGGAACGACAAGGACAACACCCTCTTGTGGCGCAAGGCATGGGCTGACTATACCAACGACTTTTTGGAGAGGAACGGAAGCCCGGAGCGTATCGACCACCGCAGCAACGCCGAGAGAGGAATTGACGAGCTGCCTACCGTCCACATGGGCGTGGCGGCTTGCCAGATGGAGAAGAAAGGTATCGCCACCGAGAAAGGCGAACTGAACCGCAGTATTCAAAAGACAAACCGCCTTATCCGGGAAATCCGGGCGCAGATTGGGAAGCTCAAGGAATGGATTGCCGACCTGTTCAAAGCGCGGGAAACCGCCCCAGAGCAGCCGCCGCAATCTCCCAACCTTGCAAATCTGTTGATGAAGTATTTGAGCGTTCAGAGAGAAAAGAGCCGGAAGTATTCGCAGAGTTGGCAACAGCAGCACACAGCCGATGAACTGAAAACCATAGCGGCGGCGGTCAACTATCTTTCCGAGCATGGTATCTCTAATCTTGACGAGCTGGACGCTTCTCTTTCCTCTGTCAGCGATAAAGCCTATTCAATCCGGGAGGGAATGAAAACCGCCGAGCAGCGCATGAAAGAACTGCAAAAACTCATGGAGTACGGCAGAAATTATCAAACCTACAAGCCCATACAGGACGAGTATAGGCAAATCCGCTGGAAAGGAAAACAGGAGAAGTTTGCGGAAGCCCGCCGCGCCGAGCTTACCCTATGGGACGCGGCAAACCGCTATCTCCATGCAAATCTGCCGAAAGGAACAAAGACCTTGCCTATTGCGGAATGGGAACAGGAATATGCTGACCTCAAAACGCAGAGGGACAGCGATTATACCAAACTGAAAGATACCCGCGCCGAGGTTGCCGAGCTTCAAAAAATCCGCAGGTGCGTGGATATTGCACTCCGCGCCGACCAACCGGAGCAGACGCAGAGCCGCACCAAGCGGCAGGAACAGGAGCGATAA
- a CDS encoding DUF3847 domain-containing protein, with protein MTKPREKTREELQAEIEDGKKKIRQFENREKMLRQKLSKEERRTRSHRLIVRGAVFESIVPKAKNMTDEEAAALLRFALTSEPAREYLKKRAESRNAE; from the coding sequence ATGACGAAACCGAGAGAGAAAACCCGCGAGGAGTTGCAAGCCGAGATTGAGGACGGAAAGAAGAAAATCCGGCAGTTTGAGAACCGAGAAAAGATGTTGCGTCAGAAGCTATCCAAAGAGGAACGCAGAACGCGCAGCCACCGCCTTATTGTCCGGGGCGCGGTCTTTGAAAGCATTGTGCCGAAAGCAAAGAACATGACCGACGAGGAAGCCGCAGCACTTCTTAGGTTTGCCTTGACGAGTGAACCAGCGCGGGAATATCTGAAAAAACGAGCCGAAAGCAGGAACGCCGAATAA
- a CDS encoding RNA polymerase sigma factor: protein MIDDEKIIEMFFGRSEQGIRELDIKYGKVCHNLSYHIVGSRQDAEECVNDAYLGAWNAIPPARPNPLLSYLVKIVRNISLKIYWRKEAAKRSSHYTIALEEIEACIAAPNTVEAEIEAKELARIIEAFLDTLTTENRVIFMRRYWFSDSYKDIAEFMGLSEKNISVRLTRIREKMKQYLIEREVFV from the coding sequence ATGATAGACGACGAAAAAATCATAGAAATGTTTTTTGGACGTTCAGAACAAGGCATACGAGAGCTGGATATAAAATACGGAAAGGTCTGCCACAATCTTTCCTACCATATCGTAGGCAGCAGACAAGACGCGGAGGAATGTGTAAACGACGCTTATTTAGGCGCATGGAACGCCATTCCCCCGGCACGACCTAACCCGCTGCTATCTTATCTTGTTAAAATCGTTCGGAACATTTCACTCAAAATCTATTGGAGAAAGGAAGCAGCCAAACGGAGCAGCCATTACACGATTGCTTTGGAAGAAATTGAAGCCTGTATAGCAGCCCCGAATACAGTAGAAGCAGAAATCGAAGCCAAAGAGTTAGCCCGTATCATTGAAGCATTTTTAGACACGCTGACTACCGAAAACCGCGTTATTTTCATGCGCCGCTATTGGTTTTCCGACAGCTATAAGGACATAGCCGAGTTTATGGGGCTTTCAGAAAAAAACATTTCTGTCCGGCTGACCCGTATCCGCGAGAAGATGAAGCAATATTTGATTGAAAGAGAGGTATTCGTATGA
- a CDS encoding TnpV protein: protein MRRLIDNGTTPPARLPHIGHYGHLRKSYLEGYRPDLYTALAASEKLYEHCAEIDAAARSRIDLIMPELAKSAGATEELKAADPMKWVGLMNACKAQAEEIVKYELIYA, encoded by the coding sequence ATGAGAAGATTGATTGACAATGGCACTACCCCGCCCGCCAGATTGCCCCATATCGGACATTACGGACACTTGCGGAAATCCTATCTTGAGGGCTACCGCCCCGACCTCTATACCGCCCTTGCCGCCAGTGAAAAGTTGTATGAGCATTGTGCGGAGATCGACGCAGCAGCGCGGAGCCGGATTGACCTTATCATGCCGGAGCTTGCCAAGAGCGCGGGAGCCACCGAGGAATTAAAAGCCGCCGACCCTATGAAGTGGGTAGGACTGATGAACGCTTGCAAAGCACAGGCAGAAGAAATCGTAAAATATGAGCTAATCTATGCTTGA
- a CDS encoding recombinase family protein, protein MKARKTDKGKITALYERLSRDDDLTGDSNSIINQKKLLEDYAREHGFTNCVHFTDDGWSGANFERPNWKRMIAGIESGEIGYVLVKDLSRVGRDYLQVGFYTEVMFKERGVRFIAIANGVDSDKRESSEFAPFLNIMNEWYVRDSSRKITSVLRARGMSGKHTNSHCIYGYKKDPNDKDHWIIDEEAAEVVRRIYRMALESKGPYEIARILALEKVERPSYYLAQRGVGKHQSNFNPAERYTWRGGTVADILSKPEYMGHTVNFRTYKESYKDKRSRTTPKEDLVIFENTQEAIIDKETWERVQSLRKTIRRTDTIGAANPLTGLMFCADCGAKMYNHRGGAGLARDWAGRPNGRKRPERDEYNCSRYDLGNQHYDRYCTTHLIRTAVVNELLLEAIKEVCDYALNNEAAFMEQVCSASSERQAKAAKAIRQRKQRSEKRADELSRLIRKLYEDNVNGRLSDKLFEQMLHDFEAELESLTESVTQDEQELDRISWETVNAEKFLALVKKYTDFSELTPAMINEFVEKILVHQAEGKGASRTQEVEIFFNFVGKVEIPHEEIVLTEEEKAALAEQERRRAKKAEYNRRYMEKKRRQWREQREREQEQKPHELPPVADKKGEKSA, encoded by the coding sequence ATGAAAGCAAGGAAAACCGATAAAGGCAAAATAACCGCATTATATGAGAGGTTGAGCCGCGACGACGACCTCACAGGCGACAGCAACAGCATAATCAATCAAAAGAAGCTGCTTGAAGATTATGCAAGGGAACATGGCTTTACGAATTGCGTCCACTTTACCGATGACGGCTGGTCTGGGGCAAACTTCGAGCGTCCGAACTGGAAACGCATGATTGCGGGAATTGAAAGCGGCGAAATCGGCTATGTACTGGTAAAGGATTTAAGTCGTGTCGGCAGAGATTATCTGCAAGTGGGATTTTACACAGAAGTCATGTTCAAGGAGCGGGGCGTCCGTTTTATTGCCATAGCAAACGGAGTTGACAGCGACAAGCGCGAAAGCAGCGAGTTTGCCCCGTTTTTGAACATTATGAACGAATGGTATGTGCGTGACAGCAGCCGAAAAATAACAAGCGTTCTCCGCGCAAGAGGAATGTCCGGCAAGCATACAAACAGCCATTGTATCTATGGCTATAAGAAAGACCCCAACGACAAAGACCACTGGATTATCGACGAGGAAGCCGCCGAGGTAGTACGCCGGATTTACCGCATGGCGTTGGAGAGCAAAGGTCCGTATGAAATTGCCCGTATCCTTGCTTTGGAAAAGGTTGAAAGGCCGTCCTATTACCTTGCACAGCGCGGCGTGGGGAAACATCAGTCTAATTTTAACCCCGCTGAACGGTACACATGGCGCGGCGGCACAGTTGCCGATATTCTGTCCAAGCCGGAGTATATGGGGCATACAGTAAACTTCCGTACCTATAAAGAAAGCTACAAAGACAAACGCTCCAGAACGACACCCAAAGAGGATTTAGTCATTTTTGAAAATACGCAGGAAGCCATTATTGACAAGGAAACATGGGAGCGCGTCCAGAGCTTACGAAAAACAATACGCCGGACGGACACCATAGGCGCGGCAAATCCTTTAACGGGCTTGATGTTTTGCGCGGATTGCGGGGCTAAGATGTATAACCACAGGGGCGGGGCTGGACTGGCGCGGGACTGGGCGGGGCGACCCAACGGCAGGAAGCGTCCAGAACGCGACGAGTACAACTGTTCCCGTTATGATTTAGGCAACCAGCACTATGATAGATATTGCACGACGCACCTTATCCGCACAGCCGTTGTAAATGAGCTTCTGCTCGAAGCTATCAAGGAAGTATGCGACTACGCGCTGAACAATGAAGCGGCATTTATGGAGCAGGTCTGCTCTGCTTCCAGCGAGCGGCAGGCGAAAGCGGCAAAGGCAATCCGGCAGAGAAAACAGCGCAGCGAGAAACGAGCCGACGAATTGAGCCGCTTAATCCGCAAGCTCTATGAGGACAATGTAAACGGCAGACTTTCCGATAAGCTCTTTGAACAAATGCTGCATGATTTTGAAGCGGAGTTAGAGAGTTTAACCGAGAGCGTTACCCAAGACGAGCAGGAGCTTGACCGTATAAGCTGGGAAACCGTCAACGCTGAAAAATTTCTTGCCCTTGTCAAAAAATATACGGATTTTTCCGAGCTTACCCCCGCCATGATAAATGAATTTGTTGAAAAAATCCTTGTCCACCAAGCAGAGGGAAAAGGGGCGAGCCGCACACAGGAGGTTGAGATTTTCTTTAACTTTGTCGGCAAGGTAGAAATCCCCCATGAGGAAATCGTACTGACAGAGGAAGAAAAAGCGGCATTGGCAGAGCAGGAACGGCGCAGAGCAAAAAAAGCCGAATACAACCGCCGCTATATGGAGAAAAAACGCAGACAATGGAGAGAACAGCGGGAACGGGAGCAGGAACAAAAGCCCCATGAACTTCCCCCTGTCGCAGACAAGAAAGGAGAAAAAAGCGCATGA
- a CDS encoding DUF4366 domain-containing protein translates to MRNKRLLRTLSALCLTLVLASGFTVPAFAQGAAPPPAEDTTNDSNVVVEEAEKAPPLTPDGNAALVDDFGGNKQLITVTTKAGNYFYILIDRANEDKKTAVHFLNQVDEADLMALMEDGKPKEEPPAVCSCSTKCETGTVNTVCPVCATDMSKCTGKAPEPPAETPEPEKEKPAGLNPAALILLLALLGGGGVFAYLKLVKNKPKTKGNDSLDDYDYGEEDSEEWETEDEEVLEDGFEGSDPNEESDRTD, encoded by the coding sequence ATGAGGAATAAACGATTGCTCCGAACACTTTCCGCCCTTTGCCTGACGCTGGTTCTGGCATCGGGCTTTACTGTTCCCGCTTTTGCCCAGGGCGCAGCGCCGCCCCCGGCAGAGGATACCACCAATGACAGCAATGTGGTGGTGGAAGAAGCGGAAAAAGCACCTCCGCTGACCCCGGATGGCAACGCCGCTCTGGTGGATGATTTTGGTGGCAACAAGCAGCTCATTACCGTTACCACCAAGGCAGGCAACTATTTTTATATCCTGATCGACAGGGCCAACGAAGATAAAAAGACTGCTGTTCACTTTCTGAACCAGGTGGATGAAGCGGACCTGATGGCACTGATGGAAGATGGAAAACCCAAAGAGGAGCCGCCTGCTGTGTGCAGCTGTTCGACAAAATGTGAAACAGGGACAGTCAATACGGTCTGCCCGGTCTGTGCAACCGATATGAGCAAATGTACGGGCAAAGCACCGGAACCTCCGGCAGAAACACCGGAGCCGGAAAAAGAGAAGCCTGCCGGACTGAACCCGGCTGCCCTGATCCTTCTGCTGGCTCTGCTGGGCGGCGGTGGCGTATTTGCCTACTTGAAGCTCGTTAAAAATAAGCCTAAGACCAAGGGCAATGACAGTCTGGACGATTATGATTATGGCGAGGAAGATTCCGAGGAATGGGAAACTGAGGATGAGGAAGTCCTTGAGGATGGTTTTGAGGGTTCTGACCCTAATGAGGAAAGTGATAGAACAGATTGA
- a CDS encoding DUF4315 family protein — protein sequence MAKNKIERIDQEITKVREKIAEYQEKLKALEAQKIEAENLEIVQMVRALRMTPAQLSAMLSGGTVSGSMVDDNNEQEENSYEE from the coding sequence ATGGCAAAGAACAAAATTGAACGCATTGACCAGGAGATTACAAAGGTCCGCGAGAAGATCGCAGAATATCAGGAAAAGCTCAAGGCGCTGGAGGCACAGAAAATCGAGGCAGAAAATCTGGAGATCGTCCAGATGGTGCGCGCTTTGCGTATGACCCCTGCCCAGCTGAGCGCCATGCTGTCCGGCGGCACAGTTTCCGGCAGTATGGTGGATGACAACAACGAACAGGAGGAAAACAGCTATGAGGAATAA
- a CDS encoding C40 family peptidase → MNKEPRLRFTDEERADPALEKPIRKTEKATARADKAQANIPKKKVRQTVIDPDTGKKTSKLTFEDKKKPPSKLSQGVKEAPVHLVAGKFHKEIRETEQDNVGVESAHKSEEAVETSAYLVREGYRSHKLKPYRKAAQAEQKLEKANVNALYQKSLRENPQFASNPLSRWQQKQSIKKQYAVAKRTGQTAGNTAQAASKTGKAARTVKEKAQQAGAFVMRHKKGFLIAGVLFLIVCMLMNTMSSCSMMAQSIGSVISGTTYPSDDPEMLAVEADYADREARLQEKIDNIESSHPGYDEYRYNLDMIGHDPHELAAVLSAVLQGYTRHSAQAELSRVFDAQYQLTLREEIQIRTYTDEDGDEHEYEYRILHVTLTSRSIASLAPELLTPEQMEMYQVYRQTMGNKPLLFGGGSPDTGVSEDLTGVEFINGSRPGNPQLVELAKSQVGNVGGQPYWSWYGFDSRVEWCACFVSWCYGQSGRTEPRFAGCQSQGVPWFQSHGQWGARGYENIAPGDAIFFDWDLDGSADHVGIVVGTDGSRVYTVEGNSGDACKIKSYDLNYQSIKGYGLMNW, encoded by the coding sequence TTGAATAAAGAGCCGCGCCTGCGCTTTACTGATGAGGAACGGGCTGACCCTGCACTGGAAAAGCCGATCCGCAAAACGGAGAAAGCTACGGCCAGAGCAGATAAGGCGCAGGCCAATATTCCAAAGAAAAAAGTCAGACAGACGGTCATTGACCCGGACACAGGGAAAAAGACCTCGAAGCTGACCTTTGAGGACAAGAAAAAACCACCTTCCAAACTTTCTCAAGGGGTTAAGGAAGCTCCCGTCCATCTGGTCGCGGGCAAGTTTCACAAAGAGATCCGGGAAACAGAACAGGACAATGTGGGTGTGGAAAGCGCCCACAAGTCCGAGGAGGCGGTGGAGACCAGCGCTTATCTGGTGCGGGAGGGCTATCGCAGCCACAAGCTGAAGCCGTACCGCAAAGCAGCCCAGGCCGAGCAGAAGCTGGAAAAGGCAAATGTAAATGCCCTGTACCAGAAGTCCCTACGGGAAAATCCTCAGTTTGCCAGCAACCCTCTCTCCCGCTGGCAGCAAAAACAGAGTATCAAAAAGCAGTATGCCGTCGCCAAGCGCACCGGTCAGACTGCCGGAAATACCGCCCAGGCTGCGTCCAAAACCGGAAAAGCCGCAAGGACGGTAAAAGAAAAGGCACAGCAGGCAGGGGCATTCGTCATGCGCCACAAGAAGGGCTTCCTGATCGCAGGGGTTTTGTTCCTCATCGTCTGTATGCTGATGAATACCATGTCCTCCTGCTCTATGATGGCACAGAGTATTGGTTCTGTAATTTCCGGCACTACCTATCCATCGGATGACCCGGAAATGCTGGCGGTGGAGGCAGATTATGCAGACAGAGAAGCTCGGTTGCAGGAGAAAATCGACAACATCGAAAGCAGCCACCCAGGGTATGACGAGTATCGCTATAACCTGGATATGATTGGCCATGACCCCCATGAGCTGGCGGCAGTTCTCTCTGCTGTCTTGCAAGGCTATACACGCCACAGCGCACAGGCAGAGTTGAGTCGTGTGTTTGATGCACAGTATCAGCTCACGCTGAGAGAAGAAATTCAGATTCGCACTTACACTGACGAAGACGGGGATGAGCATGAATATGAATATCGTATTCTCCATGTAACTTTAACAAGCCGTTCCATTGCCTCTCTTGCGCCAGAACTACTGACTCCGGAGCAGATGGAGATGTACCAGGTCTACCGACAGACTATGGGCAATAAGCCGCTGTTATTTGGTGGCGGTTCCCCCGATACAGGTGTTTCTGAAGATTTGACTGGTGTTGAATTTATCAATGGCTCCCGCCCCGGCAATCCGCAGCTGGTGGAACTGGCGAAAAGTCAGGTGGGCAATGTGGGAGGACAACCTTATTGGAGCTGGTACGGCTTTGACTCCCGTGTGGAATGGTGTGCCTGCTTTGTATCATGGTGCTATGGTCAATCCGGTCGAACGGAACCACGCTTTGCTGGTTGTCAGTCTCAGGGTGTTCCGTGGTTCCAGTCTCATGGACAGTGGGGCGCACGAGGATATGAAAACATTGCCCCCGGTGATGCCATTTTCTTCGATTGGGATCTGGATGGTTCCGCAGACCATGTGGGAATTGTTGTCGGCACCGATGGCAGCCGTGTTTATACCGTGGAGGGAAATTCCGGCGATGCCTGCAAGATCAAAAGTTATGACCTGAATTATCAGAGTATCAAGGGCTACGGCCTGATGAACTGGTAA
- a CDS encoding DUF3851 family protein produces MKQNICELDTMIFFREALEAHEFMLLPVMASAVVECRTADKELKTLNEDGEIGLARLFSIWANMMCAPGAATIVGCRPITMLSEILAQVHAYLTVHPLYDPEGLALYVELHHMMDAILMGDWFE; encoded by the coding sequence ATGAAACAGAATATTTGCGAACTTGATACCATGATTTTTTTCCGTGAGGCATTGGAGGCTCACGAATTCATGTTGCTTCCGGTAATGGCCTCCGCTGTTGTTGAGTGTCGTACCGCTGACAAAGAACTCAAAACCTTGAATGAGGATGGCGAAATTGGTCTTGCCCGTCTCTTTTCGATTTGGGCGAATATGATGTGTGCCCCTGGTGCAGCAACCATTGTAGGGTGCAGACCTATCACAATGCTCTCTGAGATTCTGGCGCAAGTCCATGCGTATCTCACCGTGCATCCGCTATATGATCCGGAAGGTTTGGCCCTCTATGTGGAGCTGCACCACATGATGGATGCTATCCTAATGGGTGATTGGTTTGAATAA